Proteins encoded in a region of the Melospiza georgiana isolate bMelGeo1 chromosome 2, bMelGeo1.pri, whole genome shotgun sequence genome:
- the LOC131080588 gene encoding organic solute transporter subunit alpha-like — protein MEGEANGTLHPACGSSEPPYSEELLRSLDLPGRFLFATLTLMTLIAILVFIEEAVYIYRKIPSSKRSIIIWINAAAPVISTTSCIGMWVPRSTMFTDFTAGIFFAIVIHKFLMMMIKECGGQKVLLRRFENGHFTITTGPCCCCCLCLPRVPITRQTLFWLKLGTFQFAVFRPVLVFLSIVLWTNGNYVLYNVSPKGPALWISCFIGALTLCALWAVGIMFRKVRILLKCKNIIPKFALYQFIVILNHLQTTIINIFATQKIIPCAPPLSSTARGSYIAQQLLIMEMFLITVISRVFYRRKYHDLEPPECVAEEPGDKKQSPEVILNGAAVQDALPKV, from the exons ATGGAGGGCGAGGCCAACGGGACCCTGCACCCGGCCTGCGGCTCCAGCGAGCCGCCCTACTCGGAGGAGCTTCTCCGGA gcCTAGACCTTCCAGGGAGATTTCTCTTTGCAACCTTGACTCTGATGACGCTCATTGCCATTCTGGTGTTTATAGAGGAAGCAGTCTACATCTACAGGAAAATCCCCTCCTCCAAAAGATCAATCATAATTTGGATTAATGCTGCAGCGCCT GTGATCTCCACTACTTCATGCATTGGCATGTGGGTTCCTCGCTCAACAATGTTCACAGATTTCACAGCAGGAAT ATTTTTTGCCATAGTTATCCACAAGTtcctgatgatgatgattaaaGAGTGTGGAGGGCAGAAGGTGCTGCTCAGACGCTTTGAAAATGGTCACTTCACCATCACCACcggcccctgctgctgctgctgcctctgcctccctcGTGTGCCCATCACCAG GCAAACCCTCTTTTGGCTGAAGCTGGGCACCTTTCAGTTTGCTGTCTTTCGGCCTGTGCTCGTATTTTTATCAATAGTGCTTTGGACTAATGGCAATTACGTTCTTTACAAT GTGTCTCCCAAAGGACCTGCACTGTGGATCAGCTGCTTCATTGGTGCCCTCACCCTTTGTGCTCTGTGGGCAGTAGGAATCATGTTTCGAAAAGTTAGGATTCTCCTTAAGTGTAAGAACATTATCCCAAAGTTTGCTCTTTATCAG TTTATTGTCATTCTGAACCACCTGCAGACCACTATTATCAACATATTCGCCACACAAAAAATCATTCCCTGTGCTCCACCACTCTCCTCTACAGCCAGAGGATCAT acattgcccagcagctgctcatcATGGAAATGTTTCTGATAACTGTAATCTCCAGGGTGTTCTATCGGAGGAAATACCACGACCTGGAGCCTCCGGAGTGCGTGGCTGAAGAACCTGGGGACAAGAAGCAGAGTCCTGAGGTTATCCTCAATGGTGCAGCTGTGCAAGATGCATTGCCAAAGGTTTAG